A stretch of the Salminus brasiliensis chromosome 19, fSalBra1.hap2, whole genome shotgun sequence genome encodes the following:
- the enc2 gene encoding kelch-like protein 25 isoform X1, which produces MQTPPQIFSVSACAWVSRFCRFRDIGTADSLEVAEKMSVSVHENRKSRTSTGSMNISLFHKPSHPDSVLTHLNTLRKQCMFTDVTLWAGDRSFPCHRAVLAACSRYFEAMFSGGLRESLDSDVNFRDSVHPEVLELLLDFAYSSRVIINEENAESLLEAGDMLQFHDIRDAAAEFLEKNLHSSNCLGMMLLSDAHQCKRLYELSWRMCLVHFAAVRDTEDFYGLSKEKLLDLILSDELEIEDEQIVFNAVMRWVKYDLDSRRDYLPELLRGIRLALLPSECLIEAVACEELVMSDKRSRQIVEEAIQCKKKILQNDGVVTSPCARPRKAGHTLLILGGQTFMCDKIYQVDHKAKEIIPKSDLPSPRKEFSACAIGCKVYVTGGRGSENGVSKDVWIYDTVHEEWSKGAPMLIARFGHGSAELENCLYVVGGHTAIAGVFPASPSVSLKQVERYDPLTNKWTMMAPLRDGVSNAAVVSAKLKLFVFGGTTIHRDKASKVQCYDPVENRWTIAAECPQPWRYTAAAVLGSQIFIMGGDTEFTAASAYRFDCETNLWTRVGDMTSKRMSCHAVASGNKLYVVGGYFGTQRCKTLDCYDPTSDSWNSITTVPYSLIPTAFVSTWKHLPA; this is translated from the coding sequence TTCGAGATATCGGCACAGCTGATTCCTTGGAGGTGGCAGAAAAAATGTCAGTCAGCGTCCATGAGAACCGCAAGTCAAGGACGAGCACAGGCTCCATGAACATCTCGCTCTTCCACAAGCCTTCGCATCCGGACAGCGTCCTGACGCACCTCAATACCCTCCGAAAACAGTGCATGTTCACTGACGTGACGTTATGGGCTGGGGACCGCTCCTTCCCTTGCCACAGGGCAGTGCTGGCGGCGTGCAGCCGCTACTTCGAGGCGATGTTCAGTGGAGGCCTCCGTGAAAGTCTGGACAGTGACGTCAACTTCCGAGACAGCGTGCATCCAGAGgttctggagctgctgctggactTTGCTTACTCCTCCAGAGtcattataaatgaggagaaTGCGGAGTCTCTTCTCGAAGCTGGAGATATGCTACAGTTCCACGACATCCGTGATGCGGCAGCAGAGTTCCTCGAAAAGAACCTGCATTCATCCAACTGTCTGGGTATGATGCTGCTTTCCGATGCCCACCAATGCAAGCGCCTCTACGAACTCTCATGGAGGATGTGCCTGGTCCACTTTGCAGCGGTCCGAGACACCGAGGACTTCTACGGCTTGTCGAAAGAGAAGCTCCTGGACCTTATCCTCAGCGACGAGCTGGAGATCGAGGACGAGCAGATTGTATTCAATGCAGTCATGCGCTGGGTCAAGTACGATCTGGACAGTCGCAGAGACTACCTCCCCGAGCTGCTCCGGGGTATCCGTCTCGCGCTGTTGCCATCCGAGTGCCTCATCGAGGCCGTGGCGTGCGAAGAACTGGTCATGTCAGACAAGCGAAGCAGGCAGATCGTGGAAGAGGCCATTCAGTGCAAAAAGAAGATCTTGCAGAATGATGGAGTTGTCACCAGTCCTTGTGCCAGACCACGCAAAGCTGGTCACACGTTGCTCATTCTCGGAGGCCAGACGTTCATGTGTGATAAAATCTACCAAGTGGATCATAAAGCGAAAGAAATCATTCCCAAGTCAGACCTGCCCAGTCCTAGAAAGGAATTCAGTGCATGTGCCATTGGCTGCAAGGTGTACGTGACTGGAGGGAGAGGTTCGGAAAACGGAGTCTCCAAGGACGTGTGGATATACGACACGGTCCATGAGGAGTGGTCCAAAGGCGCTCCCATGTTAATCGCACGCTTCGGTCACGGTTCAGCAGAACTGGAAAACTGCCTTTATGTTGTAGGAGGTCACACTGCCATAGCTGGCGTTTTCCCTGCCTCCCCTTCAGTGTCTCTGAAACAGGTGGAACGCTACGACCCGCTGACCAACAAATGGACCATGATGGCACCGCTAAGAGATGGTGTCAGCAACGCAGCAGTAGTCAGTGCCAAGCTAAAGCTCTTTGTGTTTGGTGGGACTACCATCCACAGGGACAAGGCTTCCAAAGTCCAGTGCTATGACCCTGTAGAGAACCGCTGGACCATAGCGGCAGAGTGTCCTCAGCCCTGGCGTTATACAGCCGCAGCAGTGTTGGGCAGTCAGATCTTCATCATGGGCGGTGATACGGAGTTCACCGCCGCTTCCGCGTACCGCTTCGACTGTGAGACCAATCTGTGGACGCGAGTAGGAGACATGACCTCGAAAAGAATGAGCTGCCATGCTGTGGCCTCTGGTAACAAGCTCTATGTAGTTGGGGGCTACTTTGGGACGCAGCGGTGCAAAACACTGGACTGCTATGATCCAACTTCGGACAGCTGGAACAGTATCACTACGGTGCCTTATTCGCTGATTCCCACGGCGTTTGTTAGCACCTGGAAGCATCTTCCTGCCTAG
- the enc2 gene encoding kelch-like protein 25 isoform X2, whose protein sequence is MSVSVHENRKSRTSTGSMNISLFHKPSHPDSVLTHLNTLRKQCMFTDVTLWAGDRSFPCHRAVLAACSRYFEAMFSGGLRESLDSDVNFRDSVHPEVLELLLDFAYSSRVIINEENAESLLEAGDMLQFHDIRDAAAEFLEKNLHSSNCLGMMLLSDAHQCKRLYELSWRMCLVHFAAVRDTEDFYGLSKEKLLDLILSDELEIEDEQIVFNAVMRWVKYDLDSRRDYLPELLRGIRLALLPSECLIEAVACEELVMSDKRSRQIVEEAIQCKKKILQNDGVVTSPCARPRKAGHTLLILGGQTFMCDKIYQVDHKAKEIIPKSDLPSPRKEFSACAIGCKVYVTGGRGSENGVSKDVWIYDTVHEEWSKGAPMLIARFGHGSAELENCLYVVGGHTAIAGVFPASPSVSLKQVERYDPLTNKWTMMAPLRDGVSNAAVVSAKLKLFVFGGTTIHRDKASKVQCYDPVENRWTIAAECPQPWRYTAAAVLGSQIFIMGGDTEFTAASAYRFDCETNLWTRVGDMTSKRMSCHAVASGNKLYVVGGYFGTQRCKTLDCYDPTSDSWNSITTVPYSLIPTAFVSTWKHLPA, encoded by the coding sequence ATGTCAGTCAGCGTCCATGAGAACCGCAAGTCAAGGACGAGCACAGGCTCCATGAACATCTCGCTCTTCCACAAGCCTTCGCATCCGGACAGCGTCCTGACGCACCTCAATACCCTCCGAAAACAGTGCATGTTCACTGACGTGACGTTATGGGCTGGGGACCGCTCCTTCCCTTGCCACAGGGCAGTGCTGGCGGCGTGCAGCCGCTACTTCGAGGCGATGTTCAGTGGAGGCCTCCGTGAAAGTCTGGACAGTGACGTCAACTTCCGAGACAGCGTGCATCCAGAGgttctggagctgctgctggactTTGCTTACTCCTCCAGAGtcattataaatgaggagaaTGCGGAGTCTCTTCTCGAAGCTGGAGATATGCTACAGTTCCACGACATCCGTGATGCGGCAGCAGAGTTCCTCGAAAAGAACCTGCATTCATCCAACTGTCTGGGTATGATGCTGCTTTCCGATGCCCACCAATGCAAGCGCCTCTACGAACTCTCATGGAGGATGTGCCTGGTCCACTTTGCAGCGGTCCGAGACACCGAGGACTTCTACGGCTTGTCGAAAGAGAAGCTCCTGGACCTTATCCTCAGCGACGAGCTGGAGATCGAGGACGAGCAGATTGTATTCAATGCAGTCATGCGCTGGGTCAAGTACGATCTGGACAGTCGCAGAGACTACCTCCCCGAGCTGCTCCGGGGTATCCGTCTCGCGCTGTTGCCATCCGAGTGCCTCATCGAGGCCGTGGCGTGCGAAGAACTGGTCATGTCAGACAAGCGAAGCAGGCAGATCGTGGAAGAGGCCATTCAGTGCAAAAAGAAGATCTTGCAGAATGATGGAGTTGTCACCAGTCCTTGTGCCAGACCACGCAAAGCTGGTCACACGTTGCTCATTCTCGGAGGCCAGACGTTCATGTGTGATAAAATCTACCAAGTGGATCATAAAGCGAAAGAAATCATTCCCAAGTCAGACCTGCCCAGTCCTAGAAAGGAATTCAGTGCATGTGCCATTGGCTGCAAGGTGTACGTGACTGGAGGGAGAGGTTCGGAAAACGGAGTCTCCAAGGACGTGTGGATATACGACACGGTCCATGAGGAGTGGTCCAAAGGCGCTCCCATGTTAATCGCACGCTTCGGTCACGGTTCAGCAGAACTGGAAAACTGCCTTTATGTTGTAGGAGGTCACACTGCCATAGCTGGCGTTTTCCCTGCCTCCCCTTCAGTGTCTCTGAAACAGGTGGAACGCTACGACCCGCTGACCAACAAATGGACCATGATGGCACCGCTAAGAGATGGTGTCAGCAACGCAGCAGTAGTCAGTGCCAAGCTAAAGCTCTTTGTGTTTGGTGGGACTACCATCCACAGGGACAAGGCTTCCAAAGTCCAGTGCTATGACCCTGTAGAGAACCGCTGGACCATAGCGGCAGAGTGTCCTCAGCCCTGGCGTTATACAGCCGCAGCAGTGTTGGGCAGTCAGATCTTCATCATGGGCGGTGATACGGAGTTCACCGCCGCTTCCGCGTACCGCTTCGACTGTGAGACCAATCTGTGGACGCGAGTAGGAGACATGACCTCGAAAAGAATGAGCTGCCATGCTGTGGCCTCTGGTAACAAGCTCTATGTAGTTGGGGGCTACTTTGGGACGCAGCGGTGCAAAACACTGGACTGCTATGATCCAACTTCGGACAGCTGGAACAGTATCACTACGGTGCCTTATTCGCTGATTCCCACGGCGTTTGTTAGCACCTGGAAGCATCTTCCTGCCTAG